CCGCCGACTACTCACAGATCGAGATGCGCATCATGGCGCACCTCTCGGGCGACGAGCAGCTCATTGCGGCGTTCAACGCGGGGGAGGACCTGCACCGCTTCGTGGGGGCGCGCGTGTTTCACGTCGATCCGGCCGATGTGACGCCTGAGATGCGTTCGAAGGTCAAGGCGATGTCGTACGGCCTCGCCTACGGGCTCAGCGCGTTCGGGCTCTCGAAGCAGCTGCAGATCGAGGTCGCGGAGGCGAAGGGCCTCATGGAGGACTACTTCACCCGCTTCGGCAAGGTCCGCGACTACCTGCGCGGTGTCGTCGAGCAGGCCACGGAGAACGGATACACCGAGACGATCTTCGGTCGCCGCCGCCCGTTTCCCGACCTCAAGTCAACGAACCGGCTCGCGCGCGAGAACGCCCAGCGCGCGGCCCTGAACTCGCCGATCCAGGGGTCTGCCGCCGACATCATCAAGCGCGCGATGATCGCGATCGACACACGGGTGCGGGCAGCGGGCCTTTCGAGCCGGATGCTTCTCCAGGTGCACGATGAACTGGTCTTCGAGGTCGCTTTTGGCGAGACCGAGGTACTCGAGGCGCTCGTCCGCACCGAGATGTCGGGTGCGGCCGAGCTCGCGATGCCGCTCGACGTGCAGGTCGGCATCGGGCCGAACTGGGATGCGGCCGCCCACTAGGGACGCCGAGGGCGAGGGGACGGGCAGGTGATCGGCGCGGTGTCCGACTTCTTCCTCGGGTTGCGCCTGTTCGTGCGCGGATTCGGGATGTGGGGCCGCAGCCCGAGGCTCATGGCGCTCGGGGCGATCCCCGGGCTCATCGTGAGCGCGGTCTATCTCGCGGCAATCGTCACGCTGGCGGTCTTCGTCCCGGGAATTGCGGAGTGGGCGACGCCATTCGCCGACGAGTGGGATGCCGTCTGGCGAGACGGCGTCCGCGTGCTCGTCGGCGTCGCGATCGTCGCGGCCGCAATCGCGGTGGGCGCGCTCACGTTCGCCGCCGTCACCCTCACGGTCGCGTCGCCGTTCTCCGAACAGATCGCCCGGCTGACCGATCGCCGACTCGGCGCGGCGCCGGAAGGCGCGGACGAGCGCTTCTGGACGGCGCTCGGCCGCGGCATCGGCGACGGCGTCGTGCTCGTCGGCACTGCGCTCCTCTCGGGCGTCGCCGTGTTCCTGCTCGGCCTGATCCCGCTCGTCGGCGGAGTGCTCGGCTGGACGACCGGCGCGGTCCTCGGCGGCCGGGCTCTCGCCATCGAGCTGACGGGAACCCCTGGTGATGATCGCGGCCTGACGCTGACGCAGCGCCAGCGCCTGCTCGCGAGCCGGCGCGCCCTGTCGCTCGGCTTCGGCATCGGCGCGTACCTGAGCTTCCTCGTGCCGGGCGGCGCCGTCGTCGCGACGCCGGCGCTGAGTGCCGGCGGCGTCCTGCTGCTGCGAGAGCTCGTGGGGGAGCCGACGCAGCCGACGCCGCCTCCGCGCACGACGCAGCCGACCCGGGAGCGCTGACGGTCCGTCCGGTGACCACGACGCGCACGCGCAGCGCGCTCGTTCTTCGGCGGTGCGACCCAGAAGCCGCGCGGCGAGCCGGTGACAGCGATCGCGCAGCGACGCCGCTGCTCGCCCCTCCACGAGGTCGAGCGGCCGCCCCATTACGCTGACGCAATGATCGACGACGCCCCGCGCCCGCAGACCGACATCGATCGCGTCGCCGAGGAGTGGATGGGCACCGAGGTCCAGCTCGAGCCGGAGCGGCGTGTCGAGCTCGGCCTCCCGGGCGACCAGAGCGAGTACGGCGACCTGTCACCCGACCGTTTCGAGGCCCGTCGCGAGGCCGTGACGGCGACGCTTCGCAGACTCGACGACGCGTCACCCGTCGACGAGGTCGATCGGGTGACGCTGCTCGAACTGCGTCGCACCCTCCGTCTCGCGCTCGACGAGCTCGCGGCCGGCGTCGGCTACCGCGACCTCAACAACATCGCCTCGCCCGCACAAGCGGTGCGCATGGTCTTCGACCTCATGCCGAGTGACACGGATGACGACCGCGCCGCGATCGCGCGACGCATGGCGAACATCCCCGCCGCCCTCGGCGGGTACCTCGAGACGCTTCGAGAAGGCGTTCGGCGGGGGATCGTGCCCGCCAGACGCCAAGTCGCCGAGGTCGTCGCCCAGGTCCGTGAGTACGCCAAGCCCGACGGCTTCTTCGCGACCCTCGCGGTCGCCACGGGCTCGAGATCCGGCATCGGCGCGGCAGCGTCCCTCGCCGTCGACCTGGAGCGGGGTGCGGCGGCAGCTCAACGGGCGTACGCCGATCTCGCCGATGTGCTTGCGCGCGAGCTCGCCCCCGTCGCGGCCGAGACGGACGCCGTCGGACGCGAACACTATGCACTCGCATCGCGGTCGTTCCTCGGCGCCGAGATCGACCTCGATGAGACCTACGAGTGGGGACTCGACGAGCTCGCCCGAATGACCGGTGAACAGGAGGCGGTCGCGAACGAACTCGTGCCGGGCGGCACGGTCGCCGATGCGATCGCCCGGCTCGAGGGAGACCCGTCGCGGAAGCTGCACGGCACCGAGGCGCTGCGCGCGTGGATGCAGGAGACGAGCGACCGTGCGATCGACGAGCTCGGCCGCACGCACTTCGACATCACCGCACCCATGCGCACGCTCGAGTGCCGCATCGCGCCGACACAGGAGGGCGCGATCTACTACACCGGTCCGAACGATGACTTCTCACGGCCGGGACGCATGTGGTGGTCGGTCGCGCCCGGTGTCACGGCGTTCGATACGTGGCGCGAGCTCACCACCGTCTACCACGAGGGCGTTCCAGGGCATCACCTGCAGATCGCGCACGCGATCGCCCGCAAGGACCACCTCAATTCATGGCGCCGCAACAACTGGACGAGCGGCCACGGAGAGGGATGGGCACTGTACGCCGAGCGCCTCATGGCGCAGCTCGGTTACCTCGACGACCCGGCCGATCGGCTGGGCATGCTGGACGCCCAGCGCATGCGCGCCGCCCGAGTCGTGCTCGACATCGGCGTGCACCTCGGCAAACGCGTGCCCGCCTCCGCGGAGATCGGCGTGGCCCAGGTGTGGGACCACGACGTCGCGCTCGAGTTCCTGCGCCGCAACGTCAACATGCCGGATGCGTTCGTTCGATTCGAGGTGAACCGGTACTTCGGCTGGCCGGGACAGGCCCCGTCGTACAAGGTCGGTCAGCGCATCTGGGAGGAAGTTCGCGCCCGCGCAGAGGCGGCCAGGGGCGCCGCGTTCGATCTGCGCGCGTGGCACACCCGCGCGCTCGACCTCGGTGGTGTCGGCCTCGACACGCTGCGCACCGTCGTCGCGCGGTGACCGCGAGCGCCGGTGACCGCGAGCGCTGGTCACCGCGAGCGCGGAAGTTGTGGGCGCCGGAGCAACGCATGGGCCGTCGCCACAGGGAACCCGCCCACCTGCATCGAGGCGCCGTATGCTGATCGCACCGAGACGAAGGGGTCGAGGCCACCGATGACGATCGCCGCGGAACGAGGCGCTCCACGAGGGAGCACCGCGCAGCGCATGCGCGACCTCGTCGCCGCGTCGCGCCGTCGTTCGCTTCGCCTCCTCGGCTCGCCCGACCGAGCGCAGCCGGCCGTCGATGCGGCGGAGGCCGACCTCGATCGCCGACGCGCGGGGCATCCGCTCGCACCCGTCTACGACGTCCTGCACACCCTGCTGGTGCAGCCCGCGACGGCAACGGGACTCATCGTGGCGATCACGGATGCGGCCGGTCGTCTCGTGTGGGTCGAGGGAGACGACGCGACCCTGCGCCGCGCGGAGGGCATGGCGTTCGTGCCGGGCGCCGACTGGTCGGAGCGCACGGTGGGGACGTGCGCGCCGGGCACGGCCCTCGAGACCGGCGATGCCGTGCAGGTCGCCGGCCGCGAACACTTCGCTCCGGCCGCGCAGGCGTGGAGCTGCAGCGCCGTCCCCGTCCGCAGGCCCGGATCGGGGGAGCTGCTCGGCGTCATCGACGTCACGGGCGGTACCGACGCGATCGGGCCCCACACCATTCCGCTCCTGCGGGCCGCCGCCGCGGCGGCCACGACCGAGCTGCACGTCCGGGCCCTGGCCCAGGGGAGTGGGTCGATACGCTCAGCGCTCAACGGGCACGCGTCCGGCGAGGCGCGCGCGCCGGCCCGGCTCCACCTGCGCCTGCTCGGGCGCGACCGTGCCGAGCTCGCCGCGTCGAACGGCGCCCGCATCGAGCTCACCCCGCGGCACAGCGAGATCATGTTGCTGCTGGCGACCCACCCGTCCGGACTCTCGGGCCCGGAGCTCGCGGCCGAGCTGTACCGCGACGACGGCAATGCCGTGACCCTGCGCGCCGAGGTCACGCGGCTGCGCGCCGCGCTCACCAGACTCGACCCTGGCATCCGGCTCGCCTCGCAGCCGTACCGGTTGAACGCCGAACTCGGCACCGACGCCGACGACGTCCTGCGTTCCATCGACCGCGGCGCGCACCGCAGGGCCCTGCGTGACTACGCGGGTGCACCGCTTCCCGGTTCAGAGGCGCCGGGCGTCGAGGCGATTCGCGCGCGCACGACAACGACGTTGCGCGAGGCGGTGCTCGGTCACGGAAACGCCGAGGCGGTCATCGCCCTCCTCGAACGACCGGGCCACGCCGACGACATCGAGGCCAACTTGCTCGCCCTCAGGCTGCTGCCACCGCGCTCGCCGCGGCGCGCCGCAATCATCGCGCGGCTCGATGCCCTCGGCGCATAGCGGCAAGCCCGGCCTTTCGCCTCGACCGCATCCCTTCGCGCGTCACGGGCACCGCCCGGTCCGCGGCCGTTCGCCGTCGCAACCGTGTTGCAACCCTCCGCTGCATAGGCTGCGCGAATCGCGCACCCGCGCGATGCCAGCACCCGACAACGACGTCGAAGGAGCACGAATGTCTGTGTACGCGAACCCCGGGACCGACGGATCGGTCGTCTCGTTCAAGCCCCGCTACGAGCACTGGATCGGCGGCGAATGGACCGCCCCCGCGAAGGGCCAGTACTTCGAGAACGTGACCCCGGTGACAGGGCAGGTCTTCACCGAGATCGCGCGAGGTACGGCCGAGGACATCGAGGCAGCGCTCGACGCCGCCCACGCGGCGGCGCCCGCGTGGACCACGACGAGCCCGACCGAGCGCGCGATTATCCTCAACAAGATTGCAGACCGCATCGAGGAGAACCTCGAACTGCTCGCGGTCGCGGAGACCTGGGACAACGGCAAGGCCGTGCGCGAGACCCTGAACGCCGATCTCCCCCTCGCCGTCGACCACTTCCGCTACTTCGCAGGTGCGATCCGAGCGCAGGAGGGCACCCTCAGCCAGCTCGACAATGACACGACCGCCTACCACTTCCACGAGCCCCTCGGCGTGGTGGGGCAGATCATCCCGTGGAACTTTCCGATCCTCATGGGCGTCTGGAAACTGGCGCCCGCGCTCGCCGCAGGCAACTGCGTCGTGCTCAAGCCCGCCGAGCAAACGCCCGCATCGATCCTCGTGCTGATCGAGCTCATCGCCGACCTCCTGCCGCCGGGAGTGGTCAACATCGTCAACGGTTTCGGCGTCGAGTGCGGCAAGCCGCTCGCCTCGAACCCCCGCATCGCCAAGGTCGCGTTCACCGGCGAGACGACGACGGGCCGCCTCATCATGCAGTACGCCTCGCAGAACATCATCCCCGTCACGCTCGAGCTCGGCGGCAAGAGCCCGAACATCTTCTTCGACGACGTCATGGCGCACGATGACGCGTACTGGGACAAGGCGCAGGAGGGCTTCACGCTCTTCGCCCTCAATCAGGGCGAGGTCTGCACGTGTCCGTCGCGGGCCCTCATCCAGTCATCGATCTATGACCGTTTCCTCGACACGGTCGCCGAGCGCACGTCCCGCATCGTGCAGGGCAACCCCCTCGACACCGAGACCATGATGGGCGCGCAGGCATCGAACGATCAGCTCGAGAAGATCCTCAGCTACATCGACATCGGGACGCAGGAGGGCGCGAAAATCCGTATCGGCGGTGCCCGCGCCGAACTCGGCGGCGAGCTCGAGGGCGGGTTCTACGTGCAGCCGACCATCTTCGAGGGCGACAACTCCATGCGCATCTTCCAAGAGGAGATCTTCGGGCCCGTGGTCGCCGTGACGGCGTTCGACGACTACGACGACGCGATCGCCATCGCGAACGACACGCTGTACGGCCTGGGCGCGGGCGTGTGGACGCGGAACGGCAACACCGTCTACCGAGCGTCCCGCGCAATCCAGGCCGGGCGCGTGTGGGTGAACCACTTTCACAACTACCCGGCGCACTCGGCCTTCGGCGGCTACAAGTCGTCGGGCATCGGGCGCGAGAACCACCTCATGATGCTCGACCACTACCAGCAGACGAAGAACGTGCTCGTGAGCTACAGCGAGCAGAAGCTCGGATTCTTCTGACGCGTCCCGCACCCCACGAACGACACTGGCAGCGGTCGCCGCGGGCTTCGCGACGCCGCTGACGGCGCGCCCGGACGTCCACGTGCATCTGGGCGCGCACCGTTCATCACCCACCGCTCACCACTCTGGAGGCCCGCATGTCTGAAACCGGAGCGCTTGCGTCGACGCCGACGATCCCGGGCGAGACCGCATCTCGCGTCGCATTGACGCCCGCGGCGATCTCGCTGCTGCAGCAGCTCGCCGCGACGCACGGCCCGCTCATGTTCCATCAATCGGGCGGATGCTGCGACGGCTCCGCGCCCATGTGCTACCCGGCCGGTGAGTTCATGACCGGCGACGCCGACGTGCTGCTCGGCGTCTTCGAACTGCCGGGTTCGTCCGGTCCCGACGGAACGCAGACGGAGCCGAGCACGCTCGAGTTCTGGATGTCGCGCGAGCAATTCCGCTACTGGGAGCACACGCGCCTCACGGTCGACGTTGTCGACGGCCGGGGCGCCGGCTTCTCGCTCGAGGCCCCGGAAGGAAAGCGCTTCCTCATCCGCTCCGAGCTCGTCGATCCCGCCGGCCGACCGCGCCCGAACGGCTCGCAGGACCGACCGGCCGGTACGGGCCAGGCCGACTAGCCAGACGCCTCCGGCCCGCCCGACGTGCCGGCCGGTCCGGCGCCATCGGCCGGCTCGCTCCCCGCGTCGCCGCCCCTGTTCCAAGGCAGCGGGGCGCCGACGCCCTTCGGCGCCAGCGGGATCACGACGACGGGCCGGTGCTGCCAGTGCGACAGCCGGGCGGCGACCGAGCCGTTGAAGAACTCGTGGATCGATCCGCGCAACCCCTCGCGCGTGCCGACGATGATCATGAGTGCCTCACGGTCATCGGCCAGCCCGATGAGCGACCGCGCCGGGTCGCCGACGCGCCCGACCGCCGACCATTCGACGGCGTGGCCGTCGAGCAGCGGCCGGATCTCAGCCGTCAGCTGCTCGCCCGCCGTCTGCTCGATCTCGTCGATGACCTCGGGCGCAAGCGGGGTGGCGACAAACGTCGCGTCGGGCACGGGGCTCACGAGCGCGCTCGCAGCATCCACGTATGCGAAGAGCAGCGAGGCACGGAATCGTTCGGCGAACTCGACGGCGCTCGGAACCACGGCCGCGGTGCGACCGGGAATGACGCCGACGATGATGGTGGGGGACGCGGCTGCAGGGCTCATGATGACCTCCTTCGGTCATTGTGCCCCCGCTCACTGCGATCCGTCCGCAGTCTCGGGCGTGTCTGATGCGAGTCGCCGCGACACGCTGAGGCGGCCGGCGCCCAGCTTGTCAGAACTTGGACCGACCGGCTAAGCTTGACGGGCACTCCTGTGCGTTTCCTATCCGTTTTCTCCTCGACGGATGCGCCCGTCGCGGTCATCGTGGCAGGCCCGTCGGGGCCGAGCATCCCCAATCCGGAGCACAAGCTACATGACCATTACTACGACCGATCAGGCAACCAAGCAGGTCGCCATAAATGACATCGGATCTGCTGAGGACTTCCTTGCCGCGGTCGAATCGACGATGAAGCACTTCAACGACGGCGACCTCATCGAAGGTACCGTCGTTCGCATCGACCGGGACGAGGTTCTCCTCGATGTCGGCTACAAGACCGAGGGCGTCATCCCCTCGCGCGAGCTCTCCATCAAGCACGACGTCGACCCAACGGAGGTCGTCGAGGTCGGCGACGCCGTCGAAGCCCTTGTGCTCCAGAAGGAGGACAAAGAAGGCCGACTGATCCTTTCGAAGAAGCGCGCGCAGTACGAGCGCGCGTGGGGCGACGTCGAGAAGATCAAGGAAGACGACGGCGTCGTCACCGGTACGGTCATCGAGGTCGTCAAGGGTGGCCTCATCGTCGACATCGGCCTGCGCGGCTTCCTGCCCGCGTCGCTCATCGAGCTGCGCCGCGTCCGCGATCTCTCGCCGTACCTCGGTCAGGAGCTCGAGGCCAAGATCCTGGAGCTCGACAAGAACCGCAACAACGTCGTGCTCTCGCGCCGAGCGCTCCTTGAGCAGACCCAGTCCGAGACCCGCGCCAACTTCCTGAACAACCTTCAGAAGGGCCAGGTCCGCAAGGGCGTCGTCTCGTCGATCGTCAACTTCGGCGCGTTCGTCGACCTCGGCGGCGTCGACGGCCTCGTGCACGTCTCGGAGCTTTCGTGGAAGCACATCGACCACGCAAGCGAGGTCGTTGAGGTTGGCCAGGAGGTCACCGTCGAGATCCTCGAGGTCGACCTCGACCGCGAGCGCGTTTCGCTCTCGCTGAAGGCGACCCAGGAAGACCCGTGGCAGGTGCTCGCCCGCACGCACGCCATCGGCCAGATCGCGCCAGGGAAGGTCACCAAGCTCGTTCCCTTCGGTGCGTTCGTCCGCGTCGCCGACGGCATCGAGGGCCTCGTGCACATCTCGGAGCTCTCGACCGGTCACGTTGAGCTCGCCGAGCAGGTCGTCTCGGTCGGCCAGGAGCTGTTCGTCAAGATCATCGACATCGATCTCGACCGCCGCCGCATCTCACTGTCGCTCAAGCAGGCGAACGAGGGCGTCGACCCCGAGGGCACCGAGTTCGACCCCGCGCTCTACGGCATGCTCGCCGAGTACGACGAGCAGGGCAACTACAAGTACCCCGAAGGCTTCGACCCCGAGACCAACGAGTGGAAGGAAGGCTTCGAGGAGCAGCGCGACGCCTGGGAGCAGGAGTACGCCCTGGCCCAGTCGCGTTGGGAGGCCCACAAGAAGCAGGTCGTCGCGACGCTCGAGAACGAGCAGGTGGCTGAGCCGACGACGACCCCCGTCAGCGCGTCGTCGTTCGCGACTGACTCGAACGGCGTCGGCACCCTCGCCGATGACGAGTCGCTCGCTGCGCTGCGAGAGAAGCTCTCGGGCAGCTAAGCACTGCGGATCCCGGTGCGCCTGGCGCGCATCCGCGCATGAATGGCCGGTCCCCTCGGGGGCCGGCCATTCCGCGTCGCATCGTTGACTAGGGTGTCGGGCAAGGGACACGGCCCGATCACGGCCCGTTGAGGGGAGTCGACGATGACCACCATCGCACTGACCGGCGGCATCGCCTCCGGCAAATCGACGATCGCGAACCACCTGCGCGAGCTCGGTGCCGTGATCCTCGACGCCGACCACTTCGCGCGGATGGCCGTCGGCGCTGGGATGCCCGCCCTCGCGGCGATCCGCGCCCACTTCGGCGACCGGGTCATCCGACCGGACGGCTCGCTCGACCGCCCGGCGCTTGCGGCGATCGTCTTCGCCGACGAGGAACAGCGCGCCGTGCTCAATGGCATCACCCACCCGGAGATCGCACGTCTGACCCTCGCCGCAAAGGCGGAGGTGCGCAGCGGCGACCCGAACGCGATCATCGTGCACGACATCCCCCTCCTCCTGGAAGCTCGCCACAACTACGACTACGACGAGATCTGGGTCGCCGATGCGCCGGCTGAGGTCCGCCTCGAGCGCCTCGTCGACGAACGCGGCCTCGATCGCGCAGAGGCTGCCCGCCGCGTCGGCTCGCAGGCCACCGATGAGCAGCGGCGGCGCATCGCGGATGTGCTCTTCGACACGACCGAGACGCTCGACGAGACGTTGGCACACGTCGAACGGGAGTGGGCCCGCGTGAGTGCGGCGGCGCTCACCGACACCGACGAGCGCTACGGGGCCTGAGCTGCGACGTCGACCCACTCCTCGCCGAGCCGCTCCAGGGCCGTCGCGCCCTGGGTGAGGGCCGCGACGCGGGCCTCGACCTCTCCCAGCGCCGACTCGATGTCCGGCACCGCAAGGCGCAGGCGCACGCCGGCCGCACCGTATTCGCCGTCGAGCAGCACGATGCCGGCCGTGCGCAGCTCGTGCTCCCAGCGCCCCGCGTCCGCGTGAGGCGCGTCGAGGGCGAGGATGCGTCGGCGCTCGCGCGCGACGAACGTCGCCCGATCGAGCGCGCTCGTGACGGCCTCGGAGTAGGCGCGTACGAGCCCACCGGCGCCGAGCAGCACGCCGCCGAAGTACCGGATCACGATCGCGACGACGTCGCTGAGGTCGGCGCCGCCCGCGTCGTCGGCGCCGCGCCCGACTCCGGTGTCCCGCTGAACGAGCGCGTCGAGCATCGGCGTGCCGGCGGTCCCGGCCGGCTCGCCATCGTCGCTCGAGCGCCGCACGCGGCGGTCGGCCCCGAGCACGAAGGCCGAACAGTGGTGCCGCGCAAGCCGGTGACCGGCCCTCGCCTCCGCGACCGCGTCGCGCGCCGCCTCCTCGCTGGCGACTCGGCGCAGGCGGCAGAGAAACCGCGAGCGCTTGACTTCGAGCTCGTGGTCGACCGGGCGCCCGAGGACGGCGAAGCGGACGGGTCCGCCCGTCGGGCGTCTGGCTGAGGAGGACACGGAGCGAGTGTAGGTGGAGGTGCCACGCCGCGGTGGTTCGGGCTTCGCCCGCCGCGAAGGGGACACCCGGTGTCCGCGGTCGGTCGTAGTCTTGTTCCCATGGAACCGACGCGGATCGTTCGCCCATTCGAGGTCGTCAGCGAGTACCAGCCTGCGGGCGATCAGCCGCGCGCCATCGGCGAACTCGCGTCTCGATTGAACGCCGGAGAGGCCGATGTCGTGCTGCTGGGTGCCACCGGGACCGGCAAATCGGCGACCACGGCGTGGCTCATCGAGCAGGTGCAGCGGCCGACCCTCGTCATGGCGCACAACAAGACGCTGGCGGCGCAGCTGGCGACCGAGTTCCGCAGCCTGCTGCCGAACAATGCCGTCGAGTACTTCGTTTCGTACTACGACTACTACCAGCCAGAGGCCTACGTGCCGCAGACCGATACGTTCATCGAGAAGGACAGCTCGATCAACGAGGAGGTCGAGCGCCTGCGCCACTCGACGACGAACTCGCTGCTCAGCCGCCGCGACGTCGTCGTGGTCTCGACCGTCTCGTGCATCTACGGCCTCGGCAAGCCCGAGGAGTACTACGAGGCGATGCTGCCCCTCCGCGTCGGCGACGTCGTGCCGCGGAAGGAGCTGCTGCGCCGGTTCGTCGGCATGCAGTACACCCGCAATGACGTCGCGTTCCAGCGGGGCACGTTCCGCGTTCGGGGCGACACGATCGAGATCATCCCGATGTACGAAGAGTTGGCGATCCGGATCGAGATGTTCGGTGACGAGATCGACGCCCTTTCCGCGCTCAACCCGCTGACCGGCGACGTCGTGCGGGAGCTCGACTCGGTGAGCGTCTTCCCCGGATCGCACTACGCGGCATCGAACGAGTCCATGCAGCGGGCCATGCGGGGTATCCGCGACGAGCTCGATGAGCGGCTCGCGCAGTTCGAGCGGGAGCAGAAGCTGCTCGAAGCGCAGCGGTTGCGCATGCGCACCACGTTCGACCTCGAGATGATGGAGCAGATCGGGTTCTGCTCCGGTATCGAGAACTATTCACGGCACATCGACGGGCGCCAGCCCGGTGAGGCGCCGCACTGTCTCCTCGATTACTTTCCCGACGACTTCCTCCTCGTGATCGACGAATCGCACGTGACCGTGCCGCAGATCGGCGCGATGTACGAGGGCGACGCGTCGCGCAAGCGCACCCTCGTCGAACACGGATTCCGCCTCCCGAGCGCCCTCGACAACCGGCCACTGACCTGGGAGGAGTTCAAGGATCGGGTCGGCCAGACCGTCTACCTCTCGGCGACACCCGGCAAGTACGAGCTGTCGCAGGCCGACGGGGTCGTCGAGCAGATCATCCGCCCGACCGGCCTCGTCGACCCGGAGATCGTCGTCAAGCCGGCAAAGGGCCAGATCGACGATCTTCTCGAAGAGATCCGGCAGCGGACCGAGCGCGACGAGCGCGTGCTCGTCACGACGCTCACGAAGAAGATGTCAGAGGAGCTCACCGACTTCCTCGGCGAGAACGGTGTACGCGTTCGATATCTGCACGCCGACGTCGACACCCTCCGGCGAGTCGAACTCCTGAGCGAGCTCCGCGCGGGGGTGTACGACGTGCTCGTGGGCATCAACCTGCTGCGCGAAGGGCTCGACCTGCCGGAGGTGTCGCTCGTCGCCATTCTCGACGCCGACAAGCAGGGATTCCTGCGCAGCGCGACCTCACTCATCCAGACGATCGGGCGTGCCGCCCGGAACGTCGACGGCCAGGTCATCATGTACGCCGACGAGCGCAGCGCGGCGATGAACGAGGCCATCGAAGAGACGACGCGGCGTCGCGAGAAGCAGGTCGCCTACAACACCGAGCGCGGCGTCGACCCGCAGCCGCTGCGCAAGAAGATCGCCGACATCACCGAATCGCTCGCCCGCGAAGGCC
This sequence is a window from Pseudoclavibacter endophyticus. Protein-coding genes within it:
- a CDS encoding EI24 domain-containing protein; this translates as MIGAVSDFFLGLRLFVRGFGMWGRSPRLMALGAIPGLIVSAVYLAAIVTLAVFVPGIAEWATPFADEWDAVWRDGVRVLVGVAIVAAAIAVGALTFAAVTLTVASPFSEQIARLTDRRLGAAPEGADERFWTALGRGIGDGVVLVGTALLSGVAVFLLGLIPLVGGVLGWTTGAVLGGRALAIELTGTPGDDRGLTLTQRQRLLASRRALSLGFGIGAYLSFLVPGGAVVATPALSAGGVLLLRELVGEPTQPTPPPRTTQPTRER
- a CDS encoding DUF885 domain-containing protein translates to MIDDAPRPQTDIDRVAEEWMGTEVQLEPERRVELGLPGDQSEYGDLSPDRFEARREAVTATLRRLDDASPVDEVDRVTLLELRRTLRLALDELAAGVGYRDLNNIASPAQAVRMVFDLMPSDTDDDRAAIARRMANIPAALGGYLETLREGVRRGIVPARRQVAEVVAQVREYAKPDGFFATLAVATGSRSGIGAAASLAVDLERGAAAAQRAYADLADVLARELAPVAAETDAVGREHYALASRSFLGAEIDLDETYEWGLDELARMTGEQEAVANELVPGGTVADAIARLEGDPSRKLHGTEALRAWMQETSDRAIDELGRTHFDITAPMRTLECRIAPTQEGAIYYTGPNDDFSRPGRMWWSVAPGVTAFDTWRELTTVYHEGVPGHHLQIAHAIARKDHLNSWRRNNWTSGHGEGWALYAERLMAQLGYLDDPADRLGMLDAQRMRAARVVLDIGVHLGKRVPASAEIGVAQVWDHDVALEFLRRNVNMPDAFVRFEVNRYFGWPGQAPSYKVGQRIWEEVRARAEAARGAAFDLRAWHTRALDLGGVGLDTLRTVVAR
- a CDS encoding GAF domain-containing protein, translating into MRDLVAASRRRSLRLLGSPDRAQPAVDAAEADLDRRRAGHPLAPVYDVLHTLLVQPATATGLIVAITDAAGRLVWVEGDDATLRRAEGMAFVPGADWSERTVGTCAPGTALETGDAVQVAGREHFAPAAQAWSCSAVPVRRPGSGELLGVIDVTGGTDAIGPHTIPLLRAAAAAATTELHVRALAQGSGSIRSALNGHASGEARAPARLHLRLLGRDRAELAASNGARIELTPRHSEIMLLLATHPSGLSGPELAAELYRDDGNAVTLRAEVTRLRAALTRLDPGIRLASQPYRLNAELGTDADDVLRSIDRGAHRRALRDYAGAPLPGSEAPGVEAIRARTTTTLREAVLGHGNAEAVIALLERPGHADDIEANLLALRLLPPRSPRRAAIIARLDALGA
- the exaC gene encoding acetaldehyde dehydrogenase ExaC; translation: MSVYANPGTDGSVVSFKPRYEHWIGGEWTAPAKGQYFENVTPVTGQVFTEIARGTAEDIEAALDAAHAAAPAWTTTSPTERAIILNKIADRIEENLELLAVAETWDNGKAVRETLNADLPLAVDHFRYFAGAIRAQEGTLSQLDNDTTAYHFHEPLGVVGQIIPWNFPILMGVWKLAPALAAGNCVVLKPAEQTPASILVLIELIADLLPPGVVNIVNGFGVECGKPLASNPRIAKVAFTGETTTGRLIMQYASQNIIPVTLELGGKSPNIFFDDVMAHDDAYWDKAQEGFTLFALNQGEVCTCPSRALIQSSIYDRFLDTVAERTSRIVQGNPLDTETMMGAQASNDQLEKILSYIDIGTQEGAKIRIGGARAELGGELEGGFYVQPTIFEGDNSMRIFQEEIFGPVVAVTAFDDYDDAIAIANDTLYGLGAGVWTRNGNTVYRASRAIQAGRVWVNHFHNYPAHSAFGGYKSSGIGRENHLMMLDHYQQTKNVLVSYSEQKLGFF
- a CDS encoding DUF779 domain-containing protein, producing the protein MSETGALASTPTIPGETASRVALTPAAISLLQQLAATHGPLMFHQSGGCCDGSAPMCYPAGEFMTGDADVLLGVFELPGSSGPDGTQTEPSTLEFWMSREQFRYWEHTRLTVDVVDGRGAGFSLEAPEGKRFLIRSELVDPAGRPRPNGSQDRPAGTGQAD
- a CDS encoding universal stress protein, coding for MSPAAASPTIIVGVIPGRTAAVVPSAVEFAERFRASLLFAYVDAASALVSPVPDATFVATPLAPEVIDEIEQTAGEQLTAEIRPLLDGHAVEWSAVGRVGDPARSLIGLADDREALMIIVGTREGLRGSIHEFFNGSVAARLSHWQHRPVVVIPLAPKGVGAPLPWNRGGDAGSEPADGAGPAGTSGGPEASG
- the rpsA gene encoding 30S ribosomal protein S1, translating into MTITTTDQATKQVAINDIGSAEDFLAAVESTMKHFNDGDLIEGTVVRIDRDEVLLDVGYKTEGVIPSRELSIKHDVDPTEVVEVGDAVEALVLQKEDKEGRLILSKKRAQYERAWGDVEKIKEDDGVVTGTVIEVVKGGLIVDIGLRGFLPASLIELRRVRDLSPYLGQELEAKILELDKNRNNVVLSRRALLEQTQSETRANFLNNLQKGQVRKGVVSSIVNFGAFVDLGGVDGLVHVSELSWKHIDHASEVVEVGQEVTVEILEVDLDRERVSLSLKATQEDPWQVLARTHAIGQIAPGKVTKLVPFGAFVRVADGIEGLVHISELSTGHVELAEQVVSVGQELFVKIIDIDLDRRRISLSLKQANEGVDPEGTEFDPALYGMLAEYDEQGNYKYPEGFDPETNEWKEGFEEQRDAWEQEYALAQSRWEAHKKQVVATLENEQVAEPTTTPVSASSFATDSNGVGTLADDESLAALREKLSGS